gacagcagcaggtcTTTTATGCAATTTCTCTGATGGCTCCTAATGTCTTAAAAACCCTAAATATAAATGAGGCAGTTCTAAAGTTCTTCTGCTAGCTTGGCACAAATTTTTAAAGGTTGCAATGTGATTCTAGTGTTTTAAGAATTGCCACACAACCTCCacaacatgtacatttttttaaaaaacaaaagtctcAGACTATACATTAGCTAGCTTCTAAACTAAAAAAGACTTCAGTTAATAATACAtgaactactactactacttaaTTCTTATACTGCACCAGGTTCTAGATCTAGTTTGTAATTAGACTCTACCCCCACTGcacaaataatattaacatcTGCAATCTATGGCAATTAATAGATATCAACTGAAGACttgtaaaatgatattttttcttttagaaaaagcaGTAAAGATTAAACAGCAGCAACTTGAGCACCATCTGTTTCAAGGCATTAACTTTCAGCACTCCCATTAAAAGGCTCATTAAAGGCATATGGatataataaagaataaattaacAATTGTGAATAATGAATTAgcagtatttgtatttttatgtttcattctATATGCAGCCGAGTACAAGATTTTGCATTCATTTTAtcttataaacaacaaaactgatctcaggaaaagcattttaattcatgtcttttctctttcaacTTCGTTTTGCATGAATGATCTTCTACCACTAacatgcattttacaaatttatgcccttgaaataattacattttcaaatgaacatgtgtatgtacacataTTTACATTAATGCCAGTGCCTTCTTAGCGTAAGGTTACTTAAGCCCTGTACTCCAAAACGTCCACCACgcacaaaaataattctacTGGCACATGTACCACAAGTATTCTGTTGCAATTTCACACAAGTCCGTTTTTCCCCCACCCCAACTGCCCAcccacttctttttcttcatttctctctgCTCAGCCAGAACCAAAATGTCTGATTTCTACACATGTTTGCACAgccacattcacacacatacccagAAGCAACATTCACCCCAGCACACATTCTCAAATCCACATCAATACACATCATCATGAAGAACGGTGGTGCAATATGTATCGTCCTTTTTGCAGCTGTGATATGTAGATTCTGATTTTACCATTATCTGTGGCTCTACGAACCAGTATCTGTAAAtggtgaaaaataaatgtcaaaaatgGTAGACTTGAAAGAAAGCCTAGACCTTGTAATAATGCATCAACCTTATTAAATTTACATTAAAGATTTATGAAATTTAAGACTTAATGTGTTTTTGCAGCAATACAAATACAactgccattttattttcaagatttcTTAATGAACATGCAAACATTAAAGTTAAATGACGGGAAAATGTGCTctgtgtaaatataaaaacacaactGGTTAGAGACAATGAAATATTAGAACAAACTGTCAGCTTACTTCTTGTGCACTAATGTTAATAATCGAACCCATCACTTTGCCACCTTCTTTAGACTCAAGCATAATAGGCTGGTTCCTGGTAAAcctgaaacaattttaaaattacagtgGAAACAGTGCTGTGACTATACATAAAATTGGATATAATACCAGAACACAATGTTAGTTTCACAAGGAACAATTTAGCCCAATCATGCAATTAACTATAGACAATAGCTGTAAAAAATGGGCTTAGGGCAAAATTTTCAAATGGCTTGCACATTTCAGTAAAGAAGCTATTTAAAAACTTGGCGGTCATGGATTTCTGTGTTTAATTGCATGacttataagttttttttacattatactACTGTTGCCATTTGTACTTACCATCGCTTATCATAGTAGAGTTTTCCATCCTCAATCTTCACATCTAAGTTCATATCAACAACAGGAGTAGGCACAGGAGGGAGCTTTTTGGCTAAAGGCTTTCCACTGACTTTGTTTAGGATGCGCATATCTTCAGCAATCTCAGCTTCGTCTAGAGCGAAGTTCAAAGTTGGTAAAATGGAGTCAAGGTCATAAATTTtggataatgtttatatttgtgaatTTAACTACTTTCCTACAGTGTTTAATCATTTATTGACTCAAATACAAAGCATATATAACAGTAATTGAATTTATGAAGTGCATTTCCCAATGCGGATGTGATCTCAATGTGAtgcacatgaaagactacaaatgaaccaGTAGTCACCCATTGCCAGCTAAACAGATAACACCACGGCAAGtatgaactaagtgcatggatgaagatgaagaactgaggagtAAGCCTAAAACATTTgaatatgcaaaatatttttttaagtgattggttctgatgctggatttgaaagCTTCAATTGTAGACACAGTTGgataaaaaaaaggaggtgCAGAGAATTCAAATTGTGGGgtctgagaagaaaaagaaggatcTGGCAAAATGATTCCATAGAAACTGCTTAATCCGTACATGAAACTTCAGGGCAGAGAGTGATAAACTTAGTCCACTTGGGACAGTAATTGCAAAATCTCCTTTATCCACCCAGCAATTGGTTATGCTTGTGAGAAGGTAAATGACAGTGAAACAAGACTTGGCCTCTGGCTTCTATATATCATGCCTCAGGCACAGTAAGCCCCTGATGTTAAATCTGTAGCCTCTGGGCTATATGTACATCCTTTACTTACATGGCAAAAGAGCTGTTAAACTGTTTACATATGAGCTACAATCTCGAAAACAACAAATGTAgatatattttcaaaagatttatagattaaatgtacacacatccacacacagagagaacacGATGAATAGCTGTAATATGCAAGGATATCAGGTGATGGCTTTCTGCGTTTCTCTGGCATCGGCATAGGATCATTTGGTCGTCGTCTAAGTTTTCTGGTCATTATTGGTTTCATCTCCATAAAATCTGCACGAGAAAAAATACCTGTCAAAAGGAccataaaaaaaacagcattatTGTGGTTCATCAATGCAGCactcatataaatatataacatttgCTTGCtattacaaaaacatattttataatttacacaATAAGAATaaatctgctttttaaaatgcttatCTCTGCAAATTGTCATATAtcaagagaggaaaaaattgcattttcttCACATGcacttgaatatttttatgcatagaataaagaaaaaaaaatttctttaatgaacagGTGAGTTCAGGATGGagtaaacacaaaacaaaacagtaatattGCAGACAATTGAGAAAACCTGTTGAAccataaagagaaagaaaataaagggaaaTATGAAAAGACACAACATTTTCATACCTCCATTGTTGAGATCCATTGTCTGACGTTCTGTCTCAATGTTCCCCTTCTTCTCCTTCAGCTCCATGACCAAGGTTTCCTTCAGCTCAACTTTTTTCTCCTGCCAAATTATAacaatcataaaatatataaactggAAATGACAAACAAGTGTCAATGCATAAATGACAATGTGGGTTAATGAGGCATGAAATACAtgaccttttttctttccaatcATTTAAGTATGCTACAAAACCCATAAAGCATTAGGCCTAAATGGagggtaataataataataatgataataataaatgcaaaatttgtaaagcgcatactcacactccaaAGAAGTATACTCTTAACGCTTAAGTACAAGAACGAAAcagacagcatatgagggacaggaaaataaataacatatgatataaaagaattaacaaccatactaaacgaagaataaaatcaaatacagaaaatacaaagaggagccaaataacaagaacaaacaaacagctatGATAGAACAGGATAACCAGATAtgcaaaacttttatttgtatttcagaCAGTTGTAAAgtcataaattaaaataagaaaatgaaactttCTTAATATATTCTCCATAAGCATGTTGCTAATGCTTCATAAGCTGTCAGATTTATGGATTTATGGTCAAGCCATATTTTCTCTCACTTATCTATTTTTCAGTCGAGGAAACCAAAAGTAACAATTTAGAAAAAGGTGTACCTCAAATTCTTTTACAgactctttcttttccttgtgaTAGTCTCTCTCCACCACCTCTAGCTTAAAAGGAAGAAATTTAATTTGaattaaagtataaagaaatatttaagcaGGATAACTACTCATatagcataaaaatatttttaaatctgccCATAGCATTAGATTCATCTTTATAAGCAAGCATTGTCACGCAAAGCAGTTTACACCATCTATGGGAACAGACTCTACTTTATTCAACTATATGGCATTACTCATAGTATAGTACCTCAATGTCTCGCCACAACTCATTCAGTCGAAGTCGCTCTTTGTATTGttgatcaatttttttaagcCGCTTGATGTATTCTGGCAATGTGCCCTCTTGTAATGCTTGCAACTGTTTTTTGAGCTGTGCCAACTTGTCCTGGTACATCCTTAATTGTGCAAAGCAACAGATGCAGTTtcaactaacaaataaaatcacaatGGCTGACAGGAAGACAAAAACGGTTTTGATTGATAGGTGATCTTGATATAACATATGCCTATTgttactttacaaaaaaattctaaaacaatTATGATCAGAAAGACTCCATGCACTCCTATAAACAACCACAAAATGGTGAGAAAAATTTGTGTTCAGATGTCATTAATGTTGACCTCATTTGAACTCTTCATGTTATTAATGAAGGAACATTGCTTAGGATACTTTTTTGAACACTTCCAATCTAAGAAACCTTCACCTCATGATAATTATGATTTATCTCATGCACAAGCTGACTCACACAGGAAAAGCAAAATATGGCAATActctaaaataaatgaaataataatttgacAGTTATGGTCACTTACATTAGATATGGATAGTAAGATAGCGGTAATAAGATAATATGTTGTGTGGCCAGAGTTTGAAAATGGgatctttaaaattttaaacacttatCATAGAACTCATAATTATatgcaaactgaaattttttaaagaaatgacaaGTTTACAAAAGATCAAACTTTATGAATGCATCaattattaaacattattttttccattaaaaaaaaatcaaaaccataTAGCTATAAGGGTCACAAAATGCCCCTTACTgctcttttatttctgtgcGATTGCCAGTCTGGGTTTTCTCCTCTGTCTCACTTGCATCTTCTGTGtctgaaatgaaaaattcaggCATGTACACATGACAGTCTCAAATGTGAAAATAGTAACCTTAGGATGTCGCTATTCCTTTTTCACATGGATGTGAGCGTGTA
This window of the Pomacea canaliculata isolate SZHN2017 linkage group LG4, ASM307304v1, whole genome shotgun sequence genome carries:
- the LOC112561143 gene encoding sin3 histone deacetylase corepressor complex component SDS3-like isoform X1, producing the protein MSSYTSSPKHFNDYDFDNDEFDYNSASDFDDDRDLDGNVSDEDTEDASETEEKTQTGNRTEIKEQMYQDKLAQLKKQLQALQEGTLPEYIKRLKKIDQQYKERLRLNELWRDIELEVVERDYHKEKKESVKEFEEKKVELKETLVMELKEKKGNIETERQTMDLNNGGIFSRADFMEMKPIMTRKLRRRPNDPMPMPEKRRKPSPATLNFALDEAEIAEDMRILNKVSGKPLAKKLPPVPTPVVDMNLDVKIEDGKLYYDKRWFTRNQPIMLESKEGGKVMGSIINISAQEILVRRATDNGKIRIYISQLQKGRYILHHRSS
- the LOC112561143 gene encoding sin3 histone deacetylase corepressor complex component SDS3-like isoform X2, yielding MSSYTSSPKHFNDYDFDNDEFDYNSASDFDDDRDLDGNVSDEDTEDASETEEKTQTGNRTEIKEQMYQDKLAQLKKQLQALQEGTLPEYIKRLKKIDQQYKERLRLNELWRDIELEVVERDYHKEKKESVKEFEEKKVELKETLVMELKEKKGNIETERQTMDLNNGDFMEMKPIMTRKLRRRPNDPMPMPEKRRKPSPATLNFALDEAEIAEDMRILNKVSGKPLAKKLPPVPTPVVDMNLDVKIEDGKLYYDKRWFTRNQPIMLESKEGGKVMGSIINISAQEILVRRATDNGKIRIYISQLQKGRYILHHRSS
- the LOC112561143 gene encoding sin3 histone deacetylase corepressor complex component SDS3-like isoform X3 — protein: MSSYTSSPKHFNDYDFDNDEFDYNSASDFDDDRDLDGNVSDEDTEDASETEEKTQTGNRTEIKEQMYQDKLAQLKKQLQALQEGTLPEYIKRLKKIDQQYKERLRLNELWRDIELEVVERDYHKEKKESVKEFEEKKVELKETLVMELKEKKGNIETERQTMDLNNGGIFSRADFMEMKPIMTRKLRRRPNDPMPMPEKRRKPSPATLNFALDEAEIAEDMRILNKVSGKPLAKKLPPVPTPVVDMNLDVKIEDGKLYYDKRW